A region of Lycium barbarum isolate Lr01 chromosome 1, ASM1917538v2, whole genome shotgun sequence DNA encodes the following proteins:
- the LOC132634798 gene encoding calcium-binding protein PBP1-like has product MAAVHDEDPFGFEDYFPSMIKTLGVERFMEELRHGFFLLMDVRVGLITFESLKRNTMLMGLHELRDDELVCMLAEGDLDGDGALNQMEFCMLMFRLSPGLFMDGSKSDRVPVISQPDFSLVSGGTN; this is encoded by the coding sequence CATGATGAGGACCCTTTTGGTTTTGAAGATTACTTTCCTTCAATGATTAAAACATTAGGGGTTGAAAGGTTCATGGAGGAACTACGCCATGGTTTTTTCTTGCTAATGGATGTACGTGTAGGGCTCATTACATTTGAAAGCTTGAAGAGGAACACAATGTTGATGGGGTTGCATGAATTGAGAGATGATGAGCTTGTTTGCATGTTGGCTGAAGGAGATTTGGATGGAGATGGAGCTCTTAATCAGATGGAGTTTTGTATGCTCATGTTTAGATTGAGTCCTGGATTATTTATGGATGGATCCAAGTCGGATCGAGTACCAGTCATCTCTCAACCTGATTTTTCTTTAGTTTCGGGTGGtacaaattaa